In Chloroflexota bacterium, a single window of DNA contains:
- the rpoD gene encoding RNA polymerase sigma factor RpoD, whose amino-acid sequence MNAIKEEYSRKSGATATATATATPTTTPTATTAATATATDVVIVLLERLEQTIPLLNAVEKQIDLAPHKRLDKRISNPQLRAALDRELSEQMIEALSHTMEEPPPKVAQSLKDLSLASSLLPQDVLDITGKGSPSALSALIHDPDFPNTLKPFEEQIDKYFEVIEQEGRAAEERLVEANLRLVVSVAKKYAERGMSFLDVIQEGNIGLLRAVEKFDYRRGFKFSTYATWWIRQSITRAIADQARTIRIPVHMVETITKLYRTTRRLAQEFGREPTIDEISAEMEMSPEKVEEIMKISQEPISLETPIGEEEDSHLGDFIEDRKIMSPVDTASHELLKDQISGVLDTLTPREQRVLRLRFGLDDGRARTLEEVGKEFKVTRERIRQIEAKALRKLRHPTRSRKLKDYLE is encoded by the coding sequence ATCAATGCCATAAAAGAGGAATACTCTCGGAAGTCAGGAGCAACAGCAACAGCAACAGCAACAGCAACACCTACAACTACACCTACAGCAACAACTGCGGCTACGGCAACAGCTACTGATGTCGTCATTGTTCTGCTGGAGCGGCTAGAGCAGACTATTCCTCTTCTGAACGCAGTAGAGAAGCAAATCGACCTGGCTCCGCACAAACGTCTGGACAAGAGAATTTCAAATCCGCAGTTGCGAGCCGCTCTGGACAGGGAACTAAGTGAACAAATGATAGAAGCCCTGTCCCACACAATGGAAGAACCCCCCCCAAAAGTAGCGCAGTCCTTAAAAGACCTTTCGCTTGCCAGCTCCCTCTTGCCCCAAGACGTCCTCGATATTACAGGCAAGGGATCACCATCTGCACTAAGTGCCCTCATACACGACCCCGACTTCCCCAACACCCTCAAACCCTTTGAGGAACAAATCGATAAGTATTTCGAAGTCATCGAGCAAGAAGGAAGGGCGGCGGAAGAACGCCTGGTTGAAGCCAATCTGAGGTTGGTAGTCAGCGTAGCCAAGAAATATGCAGAACGGGGGATGTCATTCCTAGACGTTATCCAGGAGGGAAACATCGGCCTCCTTCGCGCCGTGGAGAAATTCGATTACCGTCGGGGATTCAAATTCAGCACCTATGCAACATGGTGGATCCGTCAGTCGATCACCAGAGCTATCGCCGACCAAGCCCGCACCATCCGCATACCCGTGCATATGGTAGAGACCATCACTAAGCTTTATCGGACCACCCGCCGTCTAGCCCAGGAATTTGGGCGCGAGCCAACCATTGACGAGATCAGCGCCGAGATGGAAATGTCTCCAGAAAAGGTGGAGGAGATCATGAAGATATCCCAAGAACCCATCTCATTGGAAACCCCCATCGGAGAGGAAGAGGATAGCCACCTGGGAGACTTTATCGAGGACCGCAAGATAATGTCCCCCGTCGATACCGCCTCTCATGAACTGCTCAAGGACCAGATATCCGGCGTACTGGACACCCTGACTCCCAGGGAGCAGAGGGTGCTCAGATTGAGGTTTGGGCTTGACGATGGGAGAGCCCGTACCCTGGAAGAGGTGGGCAAGGAGTTCAAGGTAACCCGAGAGCGAATCAGGCAAATCGAAGCTAAGGCACTGCGCAAACTGCGTCATCCTACCCGTAGCAGAAAACTGAAGGACTACCTGGAGTAA
- a CDS encoding aspartate-semialdehyde dehydrogenase: MEKSNVAIVGATGMVGQEFIKILEQRRFPMTSVQLYASDRSHGRKMKVHGEELEVKETTAKSFDGIDIALFSAGADISRRFSPIAAQAGATVIDNSAAFRMEPDVPLVVPEVNPEDMKMHHGIIANPNCSTIQMVIVLYPLHKVNPIKRITVATYQSVSGTGLAAIEELATQSRLVLEGQKTNPQVYPYQIAFNVLPEIDVFLQNGYTKEEWKMVEETHKIMHAPDIAISATCARVPVRIGHSEAVQVEFSHPMSPEEAKRILSKSPGVKLMDDPAARLYPYPLMVAGQDDVFVGRIRKDASHPNGLVLWIVGDNLRKGAALNAVQIAERLVQ; encoded by the coding sequence ATGGAAAAATCGAATGTTGCTATCGTTGGTGCCACCGGAATGGTGGGGCAAGAGTTCATCAAGATATTGGAGCAGCGTCGTTTCCCTATGACCTCTGTACAGCTTTATGCCTCCGACCGCTCGCACGGGAGAAAGATGAAGGTCCACGGTGAGGAGCTGGAGGTCAAAGAGACAACTGCGAAATCCTTCGATGGTATTGATATTGCCCTCTTCTCTGCCGGCGCCGATATCAGCCGCCGGTTCTCCCCTATTGCTGCGCAGGCCGGAGCAACTGTGATCGACAATAGTGCTGCTTTCAGAATGGAGCCGGACGTTCCTCTTGTGGTGCCCGAGGTGAACCCCGAGGATATGAAGATGCATCATGGTATCATCGCCAACCCCAATTGCTCCACCATTCAGATGGTGATTGTCCTGTACCCATTGCATAAGGTCAACCCCATCAAGCGGATCACTGTGGCTACTTACCAGTCTGTCTCGGGAACCGGCTTAGCCGCCATAGAGGAGTTGGCCACCCAGTCCAGGCTTGTACTTGAAGGACAGAAGACCAACCCTCAAGTGTATCCATACCAGATTGCCTTTAATGTCTTGCCGGAAATTGACGTTTTCCTCCAGAATGGCTACACAAAAGAGGAATGGAAAATGGTTGAGGAAACGCACAAGATTATGCATGCGCCGGATATTGCCATATCGGCTACCTGCGCGCGGGTACCGGTAAGGATTGGACATAGCGAAGCTGTTCAGGTAGAATTCAGCCACCCTATGTCTCCCGAGGAAGCAAAACGCATCCTATCCAAATCCCCCGGAGTAAAGTTGATGGATGACCCTGCTGCCAGGCTCTATCCTTATCCCTTGATGGTAGCCGGACAGGACGATGTGTTTGTGGGCCGGATTCGGAAGGATGCCTCTCATCCCAATGGGTTGGTCCTCTGGATCGTGGGTGATAACCTGCGCAAAGGGGCTGCCCTTAACGCAGTTCAGATAGCTGAGAGGCTCGTTCAATAA
- the dnaG gene encoding DNA primase, with amino-acid sequence MDDIDEIKQRLDIVEIVSGYVPDLKKSGRNFKALCPFHPEKTPSFYVFPERQSWHCFGACGTGGDVFSFVMKKEGFDFGEALRILAQRAGVTLTPRKADEGETEAEKLKKINEAASEYYHNLLLRSPVGQQARTYLAQRGVSEKTISDFQLGYSPDSWDSLRLEMIRSGHRENDLKAAGLLVEKEREAGTYDRFRNRLMFPIRDTVGRVLGFGARALDDSLPKYLNSPQTLIFDKSNALYGIDRAKPAIRKQDLAVVVEGYMDVIIAHQYGFINVVASLGTALTEKQVSIIKRLTKRLTLALDADAAGEMATLRGIEVASQTFDRKVVPLPTSAGLVRYEDLLDAAISVMVLPQGKDPDDIIKERPEEWERLLKEAPPVVDYTFQLVVSKLDMTRLKDKTQAVDQLLPLIAGIKHPVRQAHYIQKLARAVAVDEQTLASALSHLGQKPSASKRGGDSKQPSSLISSLSSNDPQAEYCLTLLFRYPQLRSHASGLSADFFPHTQNRELFLAWQGAADIDSMRQGLDETLKEHLDTILTKPSPPLREEEKERAIRECIYRLRERWLKDLISEIEAEGNNANLEEIQQSAVRLNTQLGEAFLHGRQTKNKRTS; translated from the coding sequence ATGGACGATATTGACGAAATAAAACAGAGATTAGACATTGTGGAGATAGTCTCCGGCTACGTGCCTGACTTGAAGAAGTCCGGACGAAACTTCAAAGCCCTATGTCCATTCCACCCGGAGAAAACCCCCTCCTTCTACGTCTTTCCAGAGCGTCAGAGCTGGCATTGCTTTGGAGCCTGCGGCACAGGGGGCGATGTCTTCTCCTTCGTTATGAAAAAGGAAGGCTTTGACTTCGGGGAAGCACTACGAATTCTGGCACAAAGGGCAGGAGTCACTCTTACTCCAAGGAAAGCCGATGAGGGCGAGACAGAGGCAGAGAAACTCAAGAAGATAAACGAGGCAGCCTCTGAATACTACCACAACTTGCTCCTCCGCTCTCCAGTCGGCCAGCAGGCCCGAACCTACCTGGCACAGCGGGGAGTCTCAGAAAAAACAATCAGCGACTTCCAATTGGGCTACAGCCCTGATAGCTGGGACTCACTACGTCTGGAAATGATACGGAGTGGCCACAGAGAGAATGATCTGAAAGCTGCCGGCCTGTTGGTAGAAAAGGAGCGAGAGGCGGGCACATATGACCGCTTCCGCAACCGATTGATGTTCCCTATTCGGGATACAGTCGGAAGAGTCCTGGGTTTTGGAGCACGAGCGCTCGATGATTCCCTGCCCAAGTACCTCAACTCGCCTCAGACGCTCATCTTTGATAAGAGTAACGCCCTCTACGGCATTGACCGGGCCAAACCAGCTATAAGGAAGCAGGACCTGGCAGTAGTGGTAGAAGGCTACATGGATGTCATTATCGCCCACCAGTACGGCTTCATCAACGTAGTGGCTTCCCTGGGCACAGCCCTCACCGAGAAACAGGTGAGCATCATCAAGAGGCTGACCAAACGTCTCACTCTGGCCCTCGATGCTGACGCCGCTGGTGAAATGGCAACACTGCGAGGAATTGAGGTTGCCAGCCAAACCTTTGATCGGAAGGTAGTGCCCCTGCCAACCTCAGCGGGCCTGGTGAGGTATGAGGATCTTCTCGATGCAGCGATAAGCGTTATGGTCTTGCCTCAAGGCAAGGACCCTGACGATATCATTAAGGAAAGACCTGAGGAATGGGAGCGGCTACTCAAAGAGGCACCGCCGGTAGTCGATTACACCTTCCAGCTTGTGGTTTCCAAATTAGACATGACGAGGCTGAAAGACAAGACTCAGGCTGTGGACCAGTTACTGCCGCTCATTGCTGGAATCAAGCATCCGGTCCGTCAAGCTCATTACATTCAGAAGCTGGCCCGCGCCGTAGCTGTGGATGAACAAACCCTGGCTTCAGCACTCAGCCACCTGGGGCAGAAACCAAGCGCCTCAAAACGGGGTGGTGATTCGAAACAGCCTTCCAGTCTCATCTCGTCCCTGTCTTCGAACGACCCTCAGGCTGAGTACTGCCTCACTCTACTGTTTCGCTATCCGCAACTCCGAAGCCATGCTTCAGGACTTTCAGCCGATTTCTTCCCCCACACCCAAAACCGTGAACTATTCCTTGCGTGGCAGGGTGCTGCTGATATCGATTCAATGCGCCAAGGGCTGGATGAGACCCTCAAGGAGCATCTGGACACCATCCTAACAAAACCCTCACCCCCACTGCGCGAAGAGGAAAAGGAACGTGCCATTCGTGAGTGCATCTACCGCTTACGCGAGCGATGGCTGAAGGACTTGATTTCGGAGATTGAGGCCGAGGGCAACAACGCCAATTTAGAAGAGATACAACAATCCGCAGTAAGGCTGAATACTCAACTAGGAGAGGCTTTCCTTCATGGCAGGCAAACAAAAAACAAAAGGACGAGCTAA
- the ppsA gene encoding phosphoenolpyruvate synthase has protein sequence MKKPLKVIAWFEEIGKADIPIAGGKGANLGELTRARIPVPPGFIVTTDAYSHFIKEARLTQKISSYLKALDPKDSDMLQDTAFQIKQMISLAPMPPSVADEIKQAYRRMHQGLVAVRSSATAEDLPEASFAGQQSTFLNVQGGSNVVTAVQNCWASLFEARAIFYRNEQHFDHFKVGIAVVVQRMVQSEVSGVAFTAEPLSSDEKKIVIEAVYGLGEAVVSGELTPDMYLLDKDPLRLLEKKIAVQDWQLIRNPNAKDRQRKNIKVPIAAADQTHQKLPDKDVLALAKVAKMIEALYKCPQDIEWAKEHGKIYIVQTRPITTLKAKEGPTEEIKGVEILSGIPASPGMAAGRTEIILHSSEIVKLKEGEVLVAEMTTPDFVPAMKRAAAIITDRGGRTCHAAIVARELGVPCIVGTGTATKLLKEKQMVTVDGYQGKIYKGKVISDRKVEAPAFIRQRLKTATKLYVNLADPDLAGKVAARDVDGVGLLRAEFMIANIGEHPRYMIEQKRGNKFADKLAHDVNIFAKAFNPRPVVYRTTDFKTNEYRNLKGGEKYEEMEENPMLGYRGCSRYVKELDIFKLEIEALKKVRESFTNLWVMIPFVRTVKELASTSDILESLGLVRSKDFKLWMMVEVPSNIILMNKFLDVGIDGISIGSNDLTQLILGVDRDSPKLAEIFDERDEAVLWSLEKAISTTKKRRVTSSICGQAPSVYPELTTKLVKWGITSVSVNPDMIEQTRGIIAKAEDELGIRPTDT, from the coding sequence ATGAAGAAACCCTTAAAGGTAATTGCCTGGTTTGAAGAGATTGGCAAAGCAGATATTCCCATCGCCGGTGGCAAAGGAGCCAATCTTGGAGAATTAACCAGGGCCCGGATTCCTGTCCCCCCTGGCTTCATTGTCACCACTGATGCCTACTCCCATTTCATCAAGGAAGCCCGTCTAACCCAGAAAATCAGCAGCTATCTCAAGGCCCTGGATCCCAAAGACAGCGACATGCTCCAGGATACCGCCTTCCAGATCAAGCAGATGATCAGTCTCGCACCTATGCCCCCCAGTGTGGCTGATGAGATAAAACAGGCCTATCGGAGAATGCACCAGGGGCTGGTAGCAGTAAGGTCGTCCGCTACTGCTGAAGACCTGCCAGAGGCCTCCTTCGCCGGGCAGCAGAGCACTTTTCTCAACGTGCAGGGTGGATCTAACGTCGTTACCGCAGTGCAAAATTGCTGGGCCTCCCTCTTCGAAGCCCGGGCCATTTTCTATCGAAATGAACAGCATTTTGATCATTTCAAGGTCGGCATTGCCGTAGTAGTGCAGAGAATGGTGCAATCAGAGGTGTCGGGTGTTGCCTTTACAGCAGAGCCTCTGAGCAGTGATGAGAAGAAGATCGTTATCGAAGCCGTCTACGGGCTGGGAGAAGCGGTGGTTTCAGGTGAGCTGACACCTGATATGTATCTACTGGACAAGGATCCACTGCGGCTTCTGGAGAAAAAGATCGCTGTGCAGGACTGGCAACTGATAAGAAACCCGAACGCCAAAGATCGACAACGAAAGAACATCAAGGTACCAATTGCTGCCGCTGATCAGACTCATCAGAAACTGCCAGATAAAGATGTTTTAGCCTTGGCCAAGGTCGCAAAGATGATAGAGGCCTTGTACAAATGCCCCCAGGACATTGAATGGGCCAAGGAGCACGGCAAGATCTACATCGTCCAAACTCGCCCGATAACCACTTTGAAAGCCAAGGAAGGGCCAACCGAAGAAATCAAAGGTGTCGAGATTCTGAGCGGGATACCCGCCAGCCCTGGCATGGCTGCTGGCCGAACTGAGATCATTCTTCATTCCTCTGAAATAGTCAAGCTGAAGGAAGGCGAGGTCCTCGTAGCCGAGATGACCACGCCTGACTTCGTGCCAGCTATGAAGCGAGCTGCGGCTATCATTACTGACCGCGGCGGCAGAACATGCCATGCTGCCATAGTGGCCAGAGAACTGGGTGTGCCTTGCATAGTAGGTACTGGCACTGCCACCAAGTTATTGAAAGAGAAACAAATGGTTACCGTGGATGGTTACCAGGGGAAAATCTATAAAGGCAAGGTGATCAGTGACAGAAAAGTGGAGGCTCCCGCTTTTATAAGACAGCGGCTGAAGACAGCTACCAAGCTCTATGTCAACCTGGCAGACCCGGATCTGGCTGGTAAAGTAGCTGCCCGTGATGTGGATGGCGTAGGACTTCTACGAGCCGAGTTTATGATTGCTAACATTGGTGAGCACCCCCGCTACATGATAGAACAGAAGAGGGGCAACAAGTTTGCGGATAAACTCGCTCATGACGTTAATATCTTCGCCAAAGCCTTCAACCCAAGACCGGTAGTCTATCGAACCACTGACTTCAAGACCAATGAATATCGCAACCTCAAGGGCGGGGAAAAATATGAAGAGATGGAAGAGAACCCCATGCTCGGCTACCGAGGATGTTCCCGCTACGTCAAGGAACTCGATATCTTCAAACTGGAGATAGAGGCCCTGAAAAAGGTGCGGGAGAGCTTCACCAACCTGTGGGTGATGATACCTTTTGTGCGCACTGTGAAAGAGCTGGCCTCAACCAGTGATATCCTGGAATCCCTGGGCTTGGTTCGCTCGAAAGATTTCAAGCTTTGGATGATGGTTGAGGTGCCCTCCAATATCATCCTGATGAACAAGTTTCTAGACGTTGGCATTGATGGCATCTCCATAGGCTCCAACGACCTGACCCAGCTCATCCTCGGCGTAGACCGGGACAGCCCTAAACTCGCTGAGATATTTGACGAGCGGGATGAAGCTGTGCTCTGGTCTCTGGAGAAGGCGATCAGCACTACTAAGAAGAGAAGAGTCACCTCCTCCATCTGCGGGCAGGCGCCGTCCGTGTACCCCGAACTTACTACCAAGCTGGTAAAGTGGGGAATTACCTCTGTTTCCGTCAATCCTGACATGATTGAGCAAACCAGGGGCATAATAGCTAAGGCAGAGGACGAGCTGGGAATTCGACCCACCGATACTTAA
- the dapB gene encoding 4-hydroxy-tetrahydrodipicolinate reductase, producing the protein MPIRVVIQGALGRMGQEAINAACKDPHLQPVGAVDAKADEKSLLLPDRAGSIPLSSNLEAILTQTQPQVLVDFSVAEATMNAVRLATKRKISLVIGTTGLSADALGEIDRLARANDVGAIVAPNFALGAVVMAHLAKIAAKYFDYAEIIELHHEQKLDAPSGTALSTARAIAEARGKPFLYSKTQKETLSGTRGGEFQGIAVHSVRMPGLMAHQEVIFGISGQTLTIRHDTINRECYMPGVVLAIKKVVELKGLTYGLDALLGL; encoded by the coding sequence ATGCCAATCAGAGTAGTAATCCAAGGTGCCTTGGGAAGGATGGGGCAGGAGGCAATAAATGCTGCCTGCAAGGATCCTCACCTGCAGCCAGTGGGAGCGGTGGATGCGAAGGCTGATGAAAAAAGCCTTCTTTTGCCTGACAGAGCCGGCTCTATCCCCCTCTCCTCAAACCTGGAGGCCATTTTGACACAAACACAGCCCCAGGTTCTCGTAGATTTCAGTGTGGCCGAGGCTACCATGAATGCAGTGAGACTGGCCACAAAACGGAAGATCAGCTTGGTGATTGGCACTACCGGCCTCTCCGCAGATGCATTGGGCGAGATCGATCGGCTAGCCAGGGCTAATGACGTAGGCGCCATAGTAGCCCCCAACTTCGCCCTGGGGGCTGTAGTGATGGCCCATTTGGCCAAGATAGCGGCAAAATACTTCGACTACGCTGAAATCATAGAATTGCACCATGAGCAGAAACTTGATGCTCCTTCAGGAACGGCTCTCTCTACTGCCAGAGCAATTGCAGAGGCAAGAGGAAAACCTTTCCTCTATTCAAAAACGCAAAAGGAAACCCTCAGTGGAACCAGGGGAGGGGAATTTCAGGGTATTGCTGTCCACAGCGTGCGTATGCCAGGACTGATGGCCCACCAGGAGGTAATATTCGGAATATCAGGGCAGACACTTACCATTCGCCACGACACCATTAACAGGGAATGTTACATGCCGGGTGTAGTCCTGGCCATAAAGAAGGTGGTCGAATTGAAAGGACTAACCTATGGCCTGGACGCATTATTAGGTTTATAG
- a CDS encoding deoxyguanosinetriphosphate triphosphohydrolase: MNRPHQNIRLWLEEKEEHLSPYATRNRLSKGRLKPEEPCPTRTAFQRDRDRIIHCKSFRRLKHKTQVFIAPLGDHYVTRLTHTLEVAQIARSISRGLNLNEDLTEAIALGHDLGHTPFGHTGEDVLNEISPLGFRHSEQSLRVVDFLEKGGEGLNLTWEVREGILKHSKSRADVLGEGWEPVDTLEGQICKIADIIAYINHDIDDALRAGVIKESDIPCATTLLLGESRSKRINTVICNILDYSWAARGEDLTSNQIRPIIGISPAVSEAMNTLRNFLFERVYNSDLVNQEAEKAKKIVCLLYEYFMEHEDGLPGEYALCNEPLPRRVVDYVAGMTDQYAIGMSENLGLLG; encoded by the coding sequence GTGAACAGACCCCATCAGAATATCCGTCTTTGGCTGGAAGAGAAGGAGGAGCATCTCTCCCCCTATGCCACAAGGAACAGGCTCTCCAAGGGAAGGCTCAAACCCGAAGAGCCCTGTCCCACTCGCACTGCATTTCAGCGTGATCGGGACCGCATAATTCACTGCAAATCCTTCCGTCGCCTGAAACACAAGACCCAGGTCTTTATTGCTCCCCTGGGAGACCATTACGTAACCCGATTAACCCATACACTGGAGGTTGCCCAAATCGCCCGTTCCATATCACGAGGCCTTAACCTCAATGAGGACCTGACAGAGGCAATTGCCCTGGGACATGACCTGGGACACACCCCTTTTGGTCATACGGGAGAGGACGTACTGAATGAAATCTCGCCTCTGGGATTCAGGCACAGCGAGCAGAGCCTGCGGGTTGTTGACTTCTTGGAGAAAGGTGGCGAGGGGCTCAATCTCACCTGGGAAGTAAGAGAGGGCATCTTGAAGCACTCCAAGTCCAGGGCAGACGTTCTTGGCGAAGGGTGGGAGCCAGTAGACACGCTTGAAGGGCAGATATGCAAAATCGCCGACATCATCGCCTACATCAACCATGACATCGATGATGCTCTACGCGCTGGAGTTATCAAGGAGAGCGACATTCCCTGCGCCACCACCCTCCTGCTGGGGGAATCCCGTTCCAAGCGGATAAATACGGTGATCTGCAACATATTAGACTATTCATGGGCCGCTAGGGGAGAGGACTTGACAAGCAATCAAATACGGCCGATTATTGGCATCAGCCCTGCGGTCAGCGAGGCTATGAACACCCTGAGAAACTTCCTTTTCGAGAGAGTCTATAATTCCGACCTGGTAAACCAAGAAGCAGAAAAGGCCAAGAAGATAGTTTGCCTGCTTTACGAATATTTCATGGAACACGAAGATGGTCTGCCCGGCGAATATGCTCTCTGTAATGAACCTCTTCCCAGAAGAGTGGTGGATTATGTGGCCGGGATGACTGACCAATACGCTATCGGGATGTCCGAGAACCTGGGCTTGTTAGGCTAA
- the dapA gene encoding 4-hydroxy-tetrahydrodipicolinate synthase: MINLGRLLTAMVTPFDEKGELDYPQAKRLAQALLKSGSQGLIVSGTTGESPTLTREEKLRLFAEVRSVAKQGVVANTGTYSTRESIELTREAERVGVDAILLVVPYYNKPTQDGLFQHFKSIAQSTSLPCIIYNVPGRTVTSISADTVIRLSQIDNIVGIKEASGNLDQIARIVQGANRDFLVYSGNDSDTLPILALGGYGVISVASHLVGNQIREMMDKFLGGKTEEAAQIHRDLLPLVNALFIVSNPIPVKHALNHIGFTVGKPRLPLTEPDEKSKAAIESALKGYRIDLPVKAPK, translated from the coding sequence ATGATCAATCTCGGTCGCCTTCTGACAGCCATGGTAACCCCATTTGATGAAAAGGGAGAGCTAGACTATCCACAGGCAAAAAGGTTGGCCCAGGCCTTGCTTAAGTCTGGTAGCCAAGGATTGATAGTCTCAGGTACCACCGGCGAGTCTCCTACCCTGACCAGGGAAGAAAAGTTACGCCTCTTCGCTGAAGTAAGGTCAGTTGCAAAACAAGGTGTAGTGGCCAACACCGGCACCTACAGCACCAGGGAGAGTATCGAGTTGACAAGAGAAGCCGAGCGGGTCGGAGTTGATGCGATACTACTGGTTGTTCCCTACTACAACAAACCAACTCAGGACGGCCTGTTCCAGCACTTCAAAAGCATTGCTCAAAGTACGAGTTTGCCCTGCATCATATACAATGTGCCCGGCAGGACTGTTACCAGCATCTCGGCCGACACGGTTATCCGTTTGTCTCAGATCGACAACATCGTAGGGATAAAGGAGGCCAGCGGTAACCTGGACCAGATCGCCAGGATTGTGCAAGGTGCCAACAGGGATTTCCTGGTCTACAGCGGCAACGATAGCGATACCCTGCCCATTCTGGCCCTGGGAGGCTACGGGGTCATCAGTGTTGCCTCTCACTTGGTAGGCAATCAAATCAGGGAAATGATGGATAAATTCCTCGGCGGCAAAACAGAAGAGGCCGCCCAGATTCACCGGGACTTGCTGCCTCTGGTTAATGCTCTGTTTATTGTCTCTAACCCCATACCAGTCAAGCACGCCCTTAACCATATAGGCTTCACTGTAGGCAAACCACGCCTCCCTCTCACGGAGCCAGATGAGAAAAGCAAAGCTGCAATAGAGTCCGCCTTAAAGGGCTACCGCATTGACCTGCCTGTCAAAGCGCCGAAATGA